From a region of the Methylomonas rapida genome:
- a CDS encoding response regulator transcription factor — MTHRIKAILVDKDGLTQREAQIAALLCEGLSNKAIARRLAVKLCTVHKHLEHVYAKLECQQHEFDSRCAAIATLFRRGMVSFTCDEGA; from the coding sequence ATGACACACAGAATCAAAGCGATCCTGGTAGACAAGGACGGGCTGACCCAGCGCGAAGCCCAAATCGCCGCCTTGCTCTGCGAAGGGCTGTCCAATAAAGCCATTGCCCGGCGCCTGGCCGTCAAGCTGTGCACGGTGCACAAGCATCTGGAGCACGTTTACGCCAAGCTGGAATGCCAGCAGCATGAATTCGATTCGCGCTGCGCGGCGATTGCTACCTTGTTTCGGCGCGGCATGGTGTCGTTCACGTGTGATGAGGGGGCCTGA
- a CDS encoding DUF3037 domain-containing protein — MKALLEAARQQHNAENNVIGRWYKIAMTPNLQSGDRFNVGVVFCDIEGALHYRFLAHYARLRCLYGDAIEEQTRFLLQLLREQLVNEESLLALPSYNINVEGPFHAAGANIDAILNNLYDTVIPIGRAPENKEQREESAFQALTNQKARGLIYEQLDHLHGLHKTHALIAETDYLEIDTPTGKRRLDIPLQPIGHYGSIISACYKNPASVEKHILNAQLDLNTADRLKPRPGQIGLFILRPRADMHLTAKEMDATDNVLDKLLWKMRDKHWLIEADDSPKRLAEEIAEWSAA; from the coding sequence ATGAAAGCCTTGCTGGAAGCAGCACGACAGCAACACAACGCCGAAAACAACGTCATCGGACGCTGGTACAAGATTGCCATGACACCCAACTTGCAAAGCGGCGACCGCTTTAATGTGGGCGTGGTTTTTTGCGATATTGAAGGCGCGCTGCATTACCGGTTTCTGGCGCATTACGCGCGGTTGCGCTGCCTTTATGGGGATGCCATCGAGGAACAAACCCGCTTTTTGCTGCAACTGCTGCGCGAACAACTGGTCAACGAAGAATCGCTGTTGGCTTTACCCAGCTACAACATCAACGTCGAAGGTCCTTTTCACGCGGCCGGTGCCAATATCGACGCGATTCTGAACAATCTCTACGATACCGTCATTCCCATCGGCAGAGCACCGGAAAACAAAGAGCAGCGAGAGGAAAGCGCATTCCAGGCGCTGACCAACCAGAAAGCCAGAGGCTTGATTTACGAACAACTGGATCATTTACACGGCCTCCATAAAACGCACGCCCTCATTGCGGAAACCGATTATCTGGAAATCGACACGCCAACTGGAAAACGCCGCCTGGATATTCCTTTGCAACCCATCGGCCATTACGGCAGCATCATCTCGGCCTGCTATAAAAATCCGGCCTCGGTGGAAAAGCATATCCTTAACGCTCAACTGGATCTCAATACCGCCGACCGCTTGAAACCCAGACCCGGTCAAATTGGTCTGTTCATCCTGCGTCCCCGCGCCGACATGCATTTGACCGCCAAAGAGATGGACGCCACCGACAATGTGCTGGATAAACTGTTATGGAAAATGCGCGATAAACACTGGCTGATCGAGGCCGACGACAGCCCAAAGCGGCTTGCGGAAGAGATTGCCGAATGGTCGGCGGCTTAG
- a CDS encoding KilA-N domain-containing protein has translation MKPKYEVIEIDNAQVTVDISLLSKTEELFFNATDMAKHFGKKPDDFLRLSSTAEYIDAILKSGIPDIKTVDDLIRITKGKYGGTWLHKELAFEFAGWCSAIFRRNLHKWAEARLEQERIWRQKRLETKTGFKPLTDAIQKAHDPVMPYHFSNECEMINKIVLGMRAKPFCEQNQVTQVRDALDARQLQEINQLQLINAGLIQIGMDYETRKMHLQTWYERQLLL, from the coding sequence ATGAAACCTAAGTATGAAGTGATCGAGATCGACAACGCCCAAGTGACGGTTGATATTTCGTTGCTGAGCAAAACGGAAGAGCTGTTTTTTAATGCGACGGACATGGCCAAGCATTTTGGCAAAAAGCCAGATGATTTTTTAAGGCTTTCCTCCACTGCGGAATACATCGATGCCATTTTAAAGTCGGGAATTCCCGACATTAAAACCGTCGATGACCTAATCAGGATTACAAAAGGTAAATATGGTGGTACCTGGTTGCACAAAGAATTGGCCTTTGAGTTTGCGGGATGGTGTAGTGCGATATTCCGTCGCAATCTGCATAAATGGGCAGAAGCCAGGCTGGAACAAGAGCGCATTTGGCGGCAAAAGCGCCTGGAAACCAAGACCGGATTCAAGCCGCTGACCGACGCCATTCAAAAAGCGCATGATCCTGTCATGCCGTATCACTTTTCCAACGAGTGCGAAATGATCAACAAGATCGTGCTGGGCATGCGCGCCAAGCCATTTTGCGAGCAAAACCAAGTCACCCAGGTGCGTGATGCGCTGGATGCGCGGCAGTTGCAGGAAATCAATCAATTACAGTTGATCAATGCCGGGCTGATCCAGATCGGCATGGATTATGAAACCCGCAAGATGCACCTGCAAACGTGGTATGAGCGGCAATTGCTGCTCTAA
- a CDS encoding addiction module antidote protein, with amino-acid sequence MLERLQAALDNNDAQGFSRELGNIAKLRSMAQLAKDTGLGRESLYKALSGEGNPSFGTILKVIHALGLKLNVQLPERTV; translated from the coding sequence ATGCTAGAAAGACTTCAAGCCGCGTTGGACAACAATGACGCGCAGGGGTTTAGTAGGGAGCTGGGAAATATAGCCAAATTGCGCAGTATGGCCCAGCTTGCCAAAGATACCGGGCTTGGCCGTGAGAGTTTATATAAAGCCTTATCCGGCGAAGGCAACCCCAGCTTTGGCACGATATTGAAGGTGATTCATGCGCTAGGCCTAAAGCTGAATGTGCAGTTACCAGAAAGGACGGTATGA
- a CDS encoding DUF2283 domain-containing protein yields MKLSYDPETDSLYIHLSDKASVDSDEVADGVVLDFDENGHLVGIDVQHASQHADIQSLAISHLPLTNLQAAA; encoded by the coding sequence ATGAAACTGAGTTACGATCCTGAAACCGATTCGTTGTACATCCACCTAAGCGATAAGGCGTCTGTCGATTCTGATGAAGTCGCTGACGGCGTAGTGTTGGACTTTGATGAGAACGGGCATTTGGTGGGAATTGATGTGCAGCATGCTAGCCAGCATGCGGACATTCAATCGCTGGCAATCTCTCATTTGCCATTAACCAACTTGCAGGCCGCTGCGTGA
- a CDS encoding HigA family addiction module antitoxin produces the protein MRMFNPPHPGEILADLWLEPLGLSITETAKALNVSRKALSELVNGKTALSPEMAVRLELAFGKSAESWLAAQAAYDVWQWEAKRDSLGVHELAA, from the coding sequence ATGCGCATGTTTAACCCCCCGCATCCCGGCGAAATCTTGGCCGATCTGTGGCTCGAGCCGTTGGGCCTGAGTATTACCGAAACCGCCAAAGCGTTGAATGTGTCGCGCAAAGCGTTGTCCGAACTGGTCAACGGCAAGACCGCACTCAGCCCGGAAATGGCCGTGCGTTTGGAACTGGCTTTCGGCAAGAGCGCCGAATCGTGGCTGGCTGCCCAGGCGGCTTACGATGTTTGGCAATGGGAGGCCAAACGGGATAGCTTGGGGGTACATGAATTGGCGGCCTAA
- a CDS encoding BRO-N domain-containing protein codes for MSQNIQFFQFHNYSLRMLVDENGEPWFVAMDVAEILDYTDAQAMTRRLDEDEVRNRQIVGFGNRGVTTVNESGLYSSIIGSHKPEAKAFKKWVTSEVLPSIRKHGYYVAQGSSAPDSVPQFEAPNELLPFQRVKGSQLSKLCKMSKSLGHAYLIECGVTPEYVSKLLQTHDPYAALVSNPAAIVERELTVPFEVLQAEIPMRADAADKEFFYLLSSTWTALCGDYDAIATARMLKHRGFLKFYHQTLLIKAPRGLLGGGRPLVYAVKRSMVEA; via the coding sequence ATGTCTCAAAACATTCAATTTTTTCAATTCCACAACTACAGTCTGCGGATGCTGGTCGATGAAAATGGCGAGCCGTGGTTTGTTGCAATGGATGTTGCAGAAATACTCGATTACACCGATGCGCAAGCGATGACGCGAAGGCTTGACGAAGACGAAGTTCGAAACCGACAAATTGTCGGTTTTGGCAATCGAGGTGTGACCACTGTCAATGAGTCGGGTTTGTACTCCTCCATTATCGGTAGCCACAAACCAGAAGCAAAGGCGTTTAAAAAATGGGTTACGTCCGAAGTATTGCCCTCGATCCGCAAGCATGGCTATTACGTCGCACAGGGGTCATCGGCGCCGGATTCCGTGCCGCAGTTTGAAGCGCCCAATGAGCTGCTGCCGTTTCAACGGGTCAAGGGTAGCCAGTTGTCAAAGCTGTGCAAGATGTCAAAAAGCCTGGGGCATGCGTATTTGATCGAGTGCGGCGTGACGCCGGAATACGTGTCTAAGCTGCTGCAAACCCATGACCCTTATGCGGCGTTGGTTTCCAATCCTGCCGCGATCGTAGAGCGGGAATTGACCGTGCCATTCGAGGTGTTGCAAGCCGAGATTCCCATGAGGGCTGATGCGGCGGATAAAGAGTTTTTCTATTTACTTTCATCCACCTGGACGGCGCTGTGTGGCGATTATGATGCTATTGCCACGGCGAGAATGCTGAAGCATCGCGGGTTTTTGAAGTTTTACCACCAAACTCTGCTCATTAAAGCGCCGCGCGGGCTGCTTGGTGGCGGTAGGCCGCTAGTGTATGCGGTCAAAAGATCAATGGTCGAGGCATAG
- a CDS encoding type II toxin-antitoxin system RelE/ParE family toxin, with the protein MIKSFTHKGLEKFFTTGSQAGIQAIHAKRLRLILALLNDARELSDLNAPALKLHGLKGDLAGFWAVTVQANWRVIFRFEDGDVYVVDYLDYH; encoded by the coding sequence ATGATTAAAAGTTTCACGCACAAAGGCTTGGAAAAGTTTTTCACCACCGGCAGCCAGGCAGGCATTCAGGCGATACATGCTAAGCGCCTGCGGCTGATTCTGGCGCTGCTCAACGATGCCCGCGAGTTGTCCGACCTTAACGCGCCTGCGCTGAAATTGCACGGGCTGAAAGGCGATCTTGCCGGATTTTGGGCGGTCACGGTACAAGCCAACTGGCGTGTGATCTTTCGTTTCGAGGACGGCGATGTTTATGTCGTCGATTATCTGGACTACCATTGA
- a CDS encoding IS4 family transposase has product MREPKFRPLAGSERGDADESGRRRHKRSRDFCRFFLAGCPKKSFGKNSDSPDRDATIERMKSSPIVLLAQDTTEDDKNICLGPKGLGTVKDVEKHLRRLHPTVAFTPSRICLGVVKASYWPREIPSQRSERLHKGVDEKESRHWLESYQDSCALQAQMPDTLLINLADREGDIYEWFAEYHDYAPAVRAQWIVRAAQNRVLASPENGTKCLWAAVEQAPVLGYSEVNVKPRPNRTARLAHITLRAITVTLKPPKRIGYRLPELTINAVLAREDAPPSGVERLEWLLLTSLPIDCFEQAATIVMWYAVRWCIEVYFHVLKSGCQIKRLHLETEDRLLPCLALYMVIAWRVLFTLMLGRTTPDMDCEIIFDPQEWRAAYIVVKLCPPPLTPPRLGEVILLVASLGGYLGRKHDGPPGAKAMWIGLQRLRDFVIALEAQQVVAQRCV; this is encoded by the coding sequence ATGCGAGAACCAAAGTTCCGACCCCTTGCTGGGTCGGAACGAGGTGACGCGGACGAATCGGGGCGCCGAAGGCATAAGCGGTCGCGTGATTTTTGCCGATTTTTTCTAGCAGGATGCCCGAAAAAATCTTTCGGCAAAAATAGCGACTCTCCGGATCGAGATGCCACGATCGAGCGCATGAAGAGCAGCCCAATCGTGCTGCTGGCACAGGACACCACCGAGGACGATAAGAATATTTGCTTGGGGCCGAAGGGACTTGGCACAGTGAAAGACGTGGAGAAACACTTGCGCCGCCTGCATCCGACAGTTGCCTTTACGCCATCGCGTATTTGTTTGGGTGTCGTGAAAGCATCGTATTGGCCTCGAGAGATCCCAAGCCAAAGGAGTGAACGACTTCACAAAGGCGTAGACGAAAAAGAGAGTCGCCATTGGCTGGAAAGTTACCAGGACAGTTGCGCTTTACAGGCGCAAATGCCGGACACCCTGCTGATCAATCTTGCCGACAGGGAGGGCGATATTTACGAGTGGTTTGCCGAATACCATGACTACGCACCTGCGGTACGGGCTCAATGGATCGTACGTGCGGCGCAAAACCGAGTGTTGGCTTCGCCGGAGAACGGTACGAAATGCCTGTGGGCCGCCGTGGAGCAAGCTCCTGTATTGGGTTACTCTGAGGTGAACGTCAAACCGCGACCGAACCGCACGGCGCGACTGGCGCATATCACGTTACGCGCCATTACAGTGACCCTCAAACCGCCTAAGCGGATAGGGTATCGGCTACCGGAACTCACCATCAATGCGGTGCTGGCACGCGAAGATGCACCACCGTCTGGCGTGGAACGTTTGGAATGGCTATTGTTGACTAGCTTGCCGATCGATTGTTTCGAACAGGCGGCAACGATCGTCATGTGGTACGCCGTGCGGTGGTGCATTGAAGTGTACTTCCATGTGCTCAAGAGCGGATGCCAGATTAAGCGACTGCATCTGGAAACCGAGGACCGACTGCTACCTTGTTTAGCGTTGTACATGGTTATTGCCTGGCGGGTATTGTTCACGCTGATGTTGGGACGGACTACGCCGGACATGGATTGTGAAATTATCTTCGATCCACAGGAGTGGCGGGCTGCTTACATTGTGGTTAAGCTTTGCCCGCCGCCGCTTACGCCACCTCGCTTGGGCGAAGTGATTCTCTTGGTGGCGAGCTTGGGCGGTTATCTCGGACGCAAGCATGACGGGCCGCCGGGTGCCAAAGCCATGTGGATCGGACTGCAGCGTTTGCGCGATTTTGTCATTGCATTGGAAGCTCAGCAGGTTGTCGCACAGAGATGTGTATAA
- a CDS encoding helix-turn-helix domain-containing protein, protein MKSTKKEERERLANAVGSSVAYFYQVAGGHRKPSASLCVLLEQHSNGLLTKEELRPEFFGPTNHKPFLHGNSLSPMADKRN, encoded by the coding sequence TTGAAATCAACCAAAAAAGAGGAGCGTGAACGACTAGCAAACGCCGTCGGCTCATCGGTTGCGTATTTTTATCAGGTCGCTGGCGGTCATCGTAAGCCCAGTGCAAGTCTGTGCGTGTTGTTGGAACAACACTCCAATGGGCTTCTCACAAAAGAAGAATTGCGGCCGGAATTTTTTGGACCTACTAACCATAAGCCTTTTTTGCATGGCAACAGTCTGTCACCCATGGCCGACAAAAGAAATTAG
- a CDS encoding KilA-N domain-containing protein — MIDTAAVLGYAVPTVPHWTGGFGRPLRYGAEAMRRKSCGFFYARNPSLAGGVMGGRKACRFHIPVDQPVTSSAALSLVAPVGGLKTADMEHAMSKHTPIAPSAIEISHVAIRQDDQGRYCLNDLHKASGGLQKHQPRYWLDNQQAKDLIAELEKDDSGIPLSKIQGRGKAQGTYVVKELVYAYAMWISAKFHLQVIRAYDALQHTQPATPALPRPHTVRLSGDHYAGGGIRIEGDKAWLTFGIKTDELLFNLRQIGYELINRNELPQRLGEIYPEHRLISRDEFQLFQLMREIFTVNEGGKPC, encoded by the coding sequence ATGATTGACACCGCCGCCGTGCTTGGCTATGCTGTACCCACTGTCCCACATTGGACAGGCGGGTTTGGTCGCCCGTTGAGATATGGCGCAGAAGCTATGCGCCGCAAGTCGTGTGGCTTTTTTTACGCCCGAAATCCGTCTTTGGCGGGTGGCGTAATGGGAGGCCGCAAGGCCTGCCGGTTCCATATCCCGGTCGACCAACCCGTTACGTCATCCGCCGCCCTGAGTTTGGTCGCTCCGGTCGGTGGTTTAAAAACCGCAGATATGGAGCATGCCATGAGCAAGCACACCCCAATTGCGCCCAGCGCTATCGAAATTTCCCACGTTGCCATTCGCCAAGACGATCAAGGCCGTTATTGCCTGAACGATCTGCATAAGGCATCTGGTGGTTTGCAAAAACATCAGCCTCGCTACTGGCTTGATAACCAACAGGCTAAAGACCTGATTGCCGAACTCGAAAAAGATGATAGCGGAATTCCGCTATCAAAAATCCAAGGACGCGGCAAAGCCCAAGGCACCTACGTCGTCAAAGAACTGGTCTACGCCTACGCGATGTGGATCAGCGCCAAATTCCACCTGCAAGTCATCCGCGCCTACGATGCCCTGCAGCACACCCAACCGGCCACACCGGCCTTGCCGCGTCCTCACACCGTCCGCTTGTCTGGCGATCACTACGCCGGCGGCGGTATCCGGATCGAAGGCGATAAAGCATGGCTGACATTTGGCATCAAAACCGACGAATTGTTGTTCAACCTGCGCCAAATCGGTTATGAGCTGATCAACCGTAATGAATTGCCGCAGCGCTTGGGCGAAATTTACCCCGAACATCGCTTGATCTCCCGCGACGAATTCCAATTGTTTCAACTGATGCGGGAAATCTTTACCGTCAACGAGGGCGGCAAGCCATGCTGA
- a CDS encoding ISAs1 family transposase: protein MLPDPTPYFADLTDPRREGKNKLHKLTDIVMIVLCAVLSGIEDWVGMEEFAEEKEDWLRTFLELPNGIPSHDTLSNVLGRLNPQAFAETFQRWVQAALPSLSGQQVCLDGKTLRGSREGDKAVHLMSAFAAEARWVLAQQAVDEKTNEIKAIPDLLSMLDIKGALISIDAMGCQKAIAKTIVTAQADYVLALKDNHPNLCEDVRLWLDTENANDRLPVYETIDKDHGRLEIRRYSLSSEIAWLTQKPDWAGLQAIGRVESIRTLGDKTSVECRYYLCSFTDLQRFAEGVRQHWAIENSQHWVLDVQFGEDANRARTDHSAENLALMRRMALNLLRNNGPTKDSLKRRKLRACLNDNYRFKLLFGTSAT, encoded by the coding sequence ATGCTCCCAGATCCAACCCCCTATTTTGCTGACCTCACAGACCCGCGGCGAGAGGGCAAAAACAAACTCCACAAACTCACGGATATCGTGATGATCGTCTTATGCGCAGTATTGAGCGGCATCGAGGATTGGGTCGGCATGGAAGAGTTTGCCGAAGAAAAAGAAGATTGGCTGCGGACCTTTTTGGAATTACCGAATGGAATTCCCTCGCACGATACCCTGAGTAATGTCTTGGGCCGCCTGAATCCCCAAGCGTTTGCCGAGACCTTTCAACGTTGGGTGCAGGCGGCATTGCCAAGCCTTTCAGGACAGCAAGTCTGTTTGGACGGCAAGACCTTGCGCGGCAGCCGCGAAGGGGATAAGGCCGTGCATTTGATGAGCGCCTTTGCGGCTGAAGCGCGTTGGGTGTTGGCGCAACAGGCGGTGGATGAGAAGACTAACGAAATCAAGGCGATCCCCGATTTATTGTCGATGTTGGACATCAAAGGAGCTCTGATCTCGATCGATGCCATGGGTTGTCAAAAAGCCATTGCGAAAACCATCGTTACGGCGCAAGCGGATTACGTGTTGGCACTGAAGGATAATCATCCGAACCTTTGCGAGGATGTCAGGTTGTGGCTGGATACTGAAAATGCCAACGACCGCTTACCGGTCTACGAAACCATCGACAAAGATCACGGTCGCCTGGAAATACGCCGTTACAGCTTGAGTAGCGAGATTGCTTGGTTGACGCAAAAACCTGACTGGGCCGGGCTACAAGCCATTGGTCGGGTTGAATCGATTCGCACCCTCGGTGACAAGACCTCGGTTGAGTGTCGCTACTATTTGTGTTCGTTTACGGATTTGCAGCGCTTTGCCGAAGGGGTACGGCAGCATTGGGCGATAGAAAATTCCCAGCACTGGGTGCTGGATGTGCAGTTTGGCGAAGATGCGAATCGCGCCAGAACAGATCATTCCGCCGAAAACTTGGCGTTGATGCGACGGATGGCACTCAATTTACTACGAAATAACGGACCTACTAAAGACAGCTTGAAGCGCCGCAAGTTGCGAGCATGTTTGAACGATAACTATCGCTTTAAATTACTCTTCGGAACATCTGCAACATAG
- a CDS encoding Rha family transcriptional regulator, protein MNNVFLPLIKIETMSSLEIAELTGKNHSHVLRDIREILAELYEVQNPNLDSIDIEGVSVEIAENGMTKQIWLDEEHTLTLVTGYSIRLRRKVVARWRYLEEQLRVVQFRQGTKKHQLNAMEALSHLLPDDLADEALSYIKANTVVNKAVSNLFGFPKMLKKDDMSPDMLSVRERVMDDYLKLYDVLDDNAKVAAIVYEKYQPKRIEAA, encoded by the coding sequence ATGAATAACGTTTTTTTACCGCTGATTAAGATCGAAACCATGTCCAGCTTGGAAATTGCCGAGCTGACTGGGAAAAATCATTCGCATGTGCTCCGTGATATACGGGAAATACTGGCCGAGCTATATGAGGTTCAGAATCCAAATTTGGATTCTATTGATATTGAAGGGGTTTCGGTAGAGATTGCCGAAAACGGCATGACAAAACAAATATGGCTGGACGAAGAGCATACTTTGACGTTGGTCACGGGTTATTCGATTCGCCTGCGCCGCAAGGTTGTGGCGCGCTGGCGTTACCTGGAAGAGCAACTGCGCGTCGTGCAATTCCGCCAAGGCACCAAAAAGCACCAACTCAATGCCATGGAAGCGCTGAGTCATTTGCTGCCCGATGATCTTGCCGACGAAGCGCTGAGTTACATCAAAGCCAATACCGTGGTCAACAAAGCGGTCAGCAACCTGTTCGGGTTTCCCAAGATGCTCAAGAAAGACGACATGTCGCCCGACATGCTGTCGGTGCGTGAGCGGGTGATGGACGATTATCTGAAACTCTACGATGTGCTGGACGACAACGCCAAGGTGGCGGCGATCGTGTACGAAAAATACCAGCCCAAGCGGATCGAGGCGGCATGA
- a CDS encoding Rha family transcriptional regulator produces the protein MNDLVFVNAKKEAVTSHVVISEGMEVTQDSSLKLIKQYKADLEEFGRVRFQIVPFETPGGIQKRKEYLLNRDQAIFLITLMRNNPKTVEFKKQLVKQFTSMERWIHERAQASIEAQLMCETLREVRQLAGQLTEGFHYANEHKLINFAMTGAYTAMDRRGLDAVSLKVLTALEMRNAVLIGAGIDRDTRRQALLNLCQELKALSELA, from the coding sequence ATGAATGATTTGGTATTCGTTAATGCGAAAAAAGAAGCGGTGACGTCGCATGTGGTCATTTCGGAAGGGATGGAAGTGACGCAAGATTCTTCATTAAAACTGATCAAACAATACAAAGCGGACTTGGAAGAGTTTGGAAGGGTCCGATTTCAAATCGTACCCTTTGAAACCCCTGGTGGCATTCAAAAGCGCAAGGAGTACCTGCTCAATCGTGATCAAGCCATATTCCTGATCACGCTCATGCGTAACAACCCTAAAACCGTCGAATTCAAAAAGCAGCTAGTTAAACAGTTCACATCGATGGAACGCTGGATACACGAACGCGCACAGGCGTCCATCGAGGCGCAGTTGATGTGCGAAACCTTGCGCGAAGTGCGGCAGCTGGCCGGTCAGTTGACCGAGGGTTTTCATTACGCCAACGAGCACAAGCTGATCAACTTCGCCATGACCGGTGCCTACACGGCCATGGATAGGCGGGGACTGGATGCCGTTTCGCTCAAAGTGCTGACGGCGCTGGAAATGCGTAATGCCGTTTTGATCGGCGCAGGGATCGACCGGGATACCCGTCGGCAAGCGTTACTGAATCTGTGCCAGGAGTTGAAGGCGTTATCGGAGTTGGCATGA
- a CDS encoding toprim domain-containing protein: MLTTEQERSVLDAMAAVGLASAKPLALSVDEKIKRFKLQDDKAGKASGWLVLYGNMDVIAGAFGSWRTGESHSWCSKAKHEISAAERESLRLRYEQVKRDRDAEQQRVWAEAAAKADRLWNAGGPAKAGDHPYLQAKGIKPFGLKTLRQSLMVPARNADGAITTLQFISADGSKRFLTGGKITGSYYSIGKPGTIILICEGFATGASLYEATGYAVAVVFNAGNLKPVALALRAKFPDMTILICGDNDVGTEGNPGLTKAMEAAAAIGARYVVPDFTEEAA; the protein is encoded by the coding sequence ATGCTGACCACGGAACAAGAGCGCAGTGTGTTGGACGCCATGGCCGCTGTTGGCCTGGCGTCGGCCAAGCCGTTGGCGTTGAGCGTAGATGAAAAGATCAAGCGCTTTAAGTTGCAGGACGATAAGGCCGGCAAGGCCAGCGGTTGGTTGGTGCTGTACGGCAATATGGACGTCATCGCCGGGGCGTTTGGTAGCTGGCGAACCGGCGAAAGTCATAGTTGGTGCAGCAAGGCTAAGCATGAGATTTCGGCAGCGGAACGTGAGTCGCTGCGTCTGCGCTATGAGCAGGTGAAGCGGGATCGGGACGCCGAACAGCAGAGGGTTTGGGCGGAAGCGGCGGCCAAGGCGGATCGCTTGTGGAATGCTGGCGGGCCGGCCAAGGCGGGCGATCATCCGTATTTGCAGGCCAAGGGCATTAAGCCGTTTGGGCTTAAAACGCTGCGGCAGTCGTTGATGGTGCCGGCGCGTAATGCCGATGGCGCTATCACGACGTTGCAGTTTATCAGTGCCGATGGCTCCAAGCGGTTTTTGACCGGCGGCAAGATCACCGGCAGTTATTACAGTATCGGTAAGCCGGGGACGATTATTTTGATTTGCGAGGGCTTTGCTACGGGGGCCAGTCTGTATGAGGCGACCGGTTACGCGGTGGCTGTGGTATTCAATGCGGGGAATTTGAAGCCGGTGGCGCTTGCGCTGCGGGCGAAGTTTCCCGATATGACGATTTTAATCTGCGGCGATAACGATGTTGGCACCGAGGGTAATCCGGGCTTGACCAAGGCGATGGAAGCGGCTGCTGCGATTGGCGCTAGGTATGTGGTGCCGGATTTTACCGAGGAGGCGGCGTGA